The DNA sequence CAGCACCTGGCCATTTAATTATCATAAAGTTGGCCTTCTGCGAAGCATCAAAAAGAATACCGTTACTTTGCTGCTCACCGCCGGCCGCCTACTGCCTACTCATCCAAGGAGATCATACCCATGGCTATCATTGCTCCCTCAATTCTGTCCGCAGATTTTTCCTGTCTTGGGAAGGAAGTTCGAGCAGTGGTGGAGGCCGGCGCCGATTGGATTCATATTGATGTTATGGATGGGCACTTTGTCCCGAACATCACTATCGGACCGCCGGTGATCAAGGCCTTGCGAAAGATTACCGACCTGCCTTTTGACGTCCACCTGATGATTGCTCAGCCGGAGGGGTATATAGCCGATTTTGTCGAGGCTGGTGCCAATATTATTTCGGTGCACGTGGAGGCCTCCACCCACCTGCATCGGACCCTAACCGAAATTCGCCGATTAGGCTGCAAACCTGGGGTCGTCCTAAATCCGGCCACCCCTCTGGAAACCATCACGTACGTTTTGGAAGAAGTGGATATGGTGCTGTTGATGACCGTCAACCCCGGCTTCGGGGGCCAGGAATTTATCAACGCCGTCTCTCCCAAGATTGAAAAGCTCCGGGAGATTATCGATCGCTTGAACCTCCCCGTGGCCATCGAGGTTGATGGCGGAGCCAACCTTGAAACAATCGCAATCATGGCCAGGGCCGGGGCCGATATCTTCGTCGCCGGCAGCGCCATCTTCAATCAACCCGACTATAAGGCCGCCATCAGCAGATTACGCACCGTGGTCGACAGAGCTCAGGGCGAACGGACGGTAGATCGTCAAGAAAGGTTCTAATACTAATTTGATGTCAAATATGGAGAAATTGAAAAACTTTCGGTGGCACAGGCGTCCCGCCTGTGCAATATTGAACAGGCCGAAAGCCTGTTCCACCTTATCCGATCGACCTTTAAGTCATCTGTTCTAAACTCTCACTTTGATGTTAAATTAGTCTAATTCAGTCTATTAAATCGAATTCAGACACATCACATTGGAGCCACACCCGCAAAACCTTATACCAGTCTTCAGCTCCTCTAGTGATCGAATGAGGTTTTGAAAGCTCATTTCCTTAACAAAATACTCTTTGATATCACAGAGAATATTCAACCGAAGACCAGGAACCGAAAGCGGTTCTATCGGTGCTGGGTTATCGTGATATTTTTTGTCCTTGTCCTGGCGGGCCAAGGCGCCGCGGCAGACTCCTTTGCCGAAGCCAGGGCGCGCATGGTGGAAAAGGATTTAAAAGGCCGGGATATCATTGACGTTCGGGTTTTGGCGGCCATGGCCCAAACCCCGCGCCATCTGTTTGTGCCTCAACATCTGGAGCGATGGGCCTATAACGACCATCCCCTGCCCATCGGCCATGGCGCCACCATCTCCCAACCCTACATCGTCGCCCTGATGACTCAGGCGGCGGCGGTACAATCCGGCCAGCGGGTGCTGGAGGTCGGCACTGGTTCCGGCTACCAGGCGGCGGTTCTGGCTACCTTGACCGATCAGGTTTATACTATCGAGATCTCGCCCGAATTGGCCCGGAGCGCGGCCGACCGTCTGCAGAAGCTGGGCTACCACCAGGTTCAGGTCAAATGCGGCGACGGCTACCAAGGTTGGCCGGAAGCCGCCCCTTTCGACGCTATCATCGTCACTGCCGCCACCCGGGAAATTCCCCCCGTCCTGAAAGCCCAACTCAAAGACGGCGGCCGCCTCATTATTCCCCTAGGCTCCCTCTTTGGCCCGCAATACCTCCTTCGCCTCACCAGGGACGGTCATAACTTCCGGGAAGAAATGCTCTGCCCGGTGGCCTTTGTCCCCCTGATTAAGCCTGAAAAGTAAGGGCCGTCAGACCTAAGGAAACCACACCAGAAGGCGGATTGCCTCGGTCTGTTCAGGCCAAAAGACTCTCGCCGATCTCAAAGGCCTCGGTGAAGGCCTGCAGTCCGTGGCGACCGCCATTGACCAGACGGCGGGCGGTGGCCAGACTCCCGTCTAACAACGCCTCTTTGATAGGCCTTTCTTTATCCTTGAGGAACAGAGCCAGAATCCGGGCAGCGATCTCAGGATCGTTGGCCTTATCAGGGTGGTTGACCAGTTCATCCCCCAGATTTAA is a window from the Desulfobacca acetoxidans DSM 11109 genome containing:
- the rpe gene encoding ribulose-phosphate 3-epimerase, which gives rise to MAIIAPSILSADFSCLGKEVRAVVEAGADWIHIDVMDGHFVPNITIGPPVIKALRKITDLPFDVHLMIAQPEGYIADFVEAGANIISVHVEASTHLHRTLTEIRRLGCKPGVVLNPATPLETITYVLEEVDMVLLMTVNPGFGGQEFINAVSPKIEKLREIIDRLNLPVAIEVDGGANLETIAIMARAGADIFVAGSAIFNQPDYKAAISRLRTVVDRAQGERTVDRQERF
- a CDS encoding protein-L-isoaspartate(D-aspartate) O-methyltransferase, whose translation is MIFFVLVLAGQGAAADSFAEARARMVEKDLKGRDIIDVRVLAAMAQTPRHLFVPQHLERWAYNDHPLPIGHGATISQPYIVALMTQAAAVQSGQRVLEVGTGSGYQAAVLATLTDQVYTIEISPELARSAADRLQKLGYHQVQVKCGDGYQGWPEAAPFDAIIVTAATREIPPVLKAQLKDGGRLIIPLGSLFGPQYLLRLTRDGHNFREEMLCPVAFVPLIKPEK